A segment of the Bdellovibrio bacteriovorus genome:
TTCAAAGAAGCTTTGAAAGCCAATGGCGTCAGCTCTGATGAAGCGTCTGTAAAACAATTCCTGGATTCTGTTTCCAAAGGCGGCGAAGCCAAGGAAGGCAAGGCACTGACTGTACTGGGTGCCAAACTGAAAGACGGCACTGAGGCTGTTCTTTACGAAACAACTTCCGGCAACGTGTCTGAAATCAAAGGCCCGGCGGGATTCATCGAAAAGATCTTCTCCATCTGGCTGGGCAAACCATCTGACGATGGCGTGGCCTCTTTGAAAAAATCCATCCTTAAAAAGTAAATAGTCTTTCTAAAAAAGAATTGAAACTGCCTCTCTCTGGAGTCTCTGGAGGCAGTAACCTGCTTCCCTTCCCCCCCCCAATTTGTATTTTGGAACATTTGCAACTTTTCATCCGCGCCTCCTCACGGACAGTGAGATAATCTCTTCTATTCAAGAGGTGCCAAATGAAGGTCTTTATGTTCGCGGCGTCTTTGCGCCAGGGCTCGTACAACAAAAAACTTATTCGCGTGGCCGCCGAGATGGTTCAGGATCTGCCTTTTTGTGAAGTGGACCTTTGTGAATTCAATGAGTTCCCTTTACCCATGTACGATGCAGACCTTGAATCCTCCAAAGGTGTCCCTCAAGGCGCCAAAGAGCTGGGAAAGAAGTTCAGCGAAGCTGACGCCATTATCATTTCAAGCCCCGAGTACAATGGCAGCATTCCGGGCACCTTTAAAAACGCCATCGACTGGCTGTCGCGATTAAAACCTGTGCCCCTCGAAAAAAAGCACATTCTGCTGCTGGGGGCATCCCCGGGTGCCTTGGCGGCCGTGCGCGGCAACCTGCACGCCCGAGTGCCATTGCATGTGCTCAAGTCCTATGTTTATCCCGAATACTTTGGAGTGGCGAAAGCCGACGAGGCCTTTGATAAAGAGGGGAAGTTAAAAGATGAAAAGCAGATTGAAAAGCTACGGACTATGATTGCGGACTTTATCCACTTTGCCGCAAGGAAAGAAACTCCCTTTGAAAAGCTCACCGAGTTTGTGGATGAAAAAATCCACGAACAACACAACTAAAACTCTGACAGCAGGTGCGGCTGTATCGCACCAACCGAAAGGGATGATCACCTCATCCCTTTTTAATTCAACTCCACAAAAACTACTGACAGATAAAGATGCGCGGAGCGGTTCTCAACTGACCATCAGCCAAAGAAGCCGTGATCGGAGTTGAGGGAACAAACTCCCTGGTATTTCCTGGCGCCCTATGCTTCCACAAACCAAACAGAACCTCGCCCTTTTCACAGTTGGCTTCGCTGGAAGGCCATTCCCCAGCTACGACCACATAGTTATAAAGTTTGGAGTGACCATCATCATTGTTTTCAGTTCCGGCAGGCAGAATAACATGGGGGAAGCGAACACCCTCAGAGCCGCCACG
Coding sequences within it:
- a CDS encoding NADPH-dependent FMN reductase, which codes for MKVFMFAASLRQGSYNKKLIRVAAEMVQDLPFCEVDLCEFNEFPLPMYDADLESSKGVPQGAKELGKKFSEADAIIISSPEYNGSIPGTFKNAIDWLSRLKPVPLEKKHILLLGASPGALAAVRGNLHARVPLHVLKSYVYPEYFGVAKADEAFDKEGKLKDEKQIEKLRTMIADFIHFAARKETPFEKLTEFVDEKIHEQHN